From Shewanella psychrophila, a single genomic window includes:
- a CDS encoding efflux RND transporter permease subunit: MNLTRLAISRPVTTSMFFVAILLFGLASSRLLPLEMFPGIDMPQVNIEVPYKGSTPAEVERDITSILEESLATMGGIEELRSSSSQNGAEIELRMKWGENVATKSLEAREKIDAVRHLLPKDVERVFIRQFSTADMPVLNLRISSDRELSGAFDLLDKQLKRPLERVEGVSQVTLYGVEQKQIEIRINADKLSASGVSIPYLNQRLQQENFIVSAGILKTNSRVYQVSPKGEFRNLDEINAVVLKPGITLGDIATVSFSLPERLDGRHLDKNYAVGLDVFKESGANLVDVSTRVMKVIEAAKQDEQFDGIKLFVMEDQAYGVTSSLNDLLTAGLIGGLLSFAVLYLFLRNLKMTLVVVTSVPISICMTLAAMYLLGYSLNILSMMGLLLAVGMLIDNAVVVTESVLQEKQASGSNTSQASDSAVLSGVNKVSLAVLAGTLTTAIVFLPNIFGVKVELTIFLEHVAIAICISLAASLLVAKTLLPLMLSKMNIEVETKEEESKLQTFYHKSLNRILARPRTSGMTSLIILASTALPLSMVNQDQSDGEGNNKLYINYQVEGRHNLDVTEAMITKMETYLYANKDEFHIDSVYSYYAPDRGQSTLILKKNTEVDMKALKKKIREGFPKFSIAKPQFGWGGGNNGLRVTLTGRSTTDLIEISNRVIPLLSKIEGLTDVRSELSGAQQEVVIQIDRQMAARLDLKLNEIASSISMALRGSQLRSFRHDPNGELRIEMSFEQEWRLSLERLKQLPVIRIDNRVYTLDSLASITISPRFDTIRHYDRQTALSIGANLDDLTTEEAQEKITQVMETVSFPAGYGYSLRGGFEKQDEDQAVMATNMLLALAMIYIVMAALFESLLLPTAIITSILFSITGVFWGLLFTGTPMGVMVMIGILILMGIVVNNGIVLVDQINQKEPALDKLSGAISQVCISRLRPVLMTVGTTVLGLLPLALGDTQLGGGGPSYSPMAIAIIGGLTFSTVTSLYLVPLCYQALYRMRYNAAVRLGRANNLSRRLIPWAY; this comes from the coding sequence GAGTCGCTTGTTGCCTCTGGAGATGTTTCCTGGCATAGATATGCCCCAAGTGAATATAGAGGTCCCCTATAAAGGCTCGACTCCAGCAGAAGTTGAGCGCGATATCACCAGTATTTTGGAGGAATCATTAGCCACCATGGGCGGAATAGAAGAGTTGAGATCCAGCTCTTCACAAAATGGTGCCGAGATTGAACTCAGAATGAAGTGGGGAGAAAACGTCGCCACTAAAAGCTTAGAGGCCAGAGAAAAAATCGATGCCGTGAGACACTTGCTTCCAAAAGATGTTGAACGTGTATTTATCAGGCAGTTCTCTACCGCCGACATGCCAGTACTAAACTTAAGAATATCCAGTGACCGCGAGCTATCCGGAGCATTTGACCTGCTAGATAAGCAGCTTAAACGTCCGTTGGAGCGTGTCGAAGGTGTTTCTCAGGTGACGCTATACGGCGTCGAGCAAAAGCAAATTGAGATCAGGATAAATGCCGATAAGCTATCGGCCAGTGGTGTCTCTATCCCCTATCTCAATCAGCGACTACAACAGGAAAACTTCATCGTCAGCGCAGGGATCTTGAAAACCAACTCGCGCGTCTATCAGGTCTCGCCTAAGGGTGAATTTAGAAATCTGGATGAGATCAACGCCGTGGTGCTTAAACCAGGTATCACTCTTGGGGATATCGCCACTGTCAGCTTCTCTCTTCCCGAGCGTTTAGACGGCCGACACTTAGATAAAAACTACGCGGTGGGCTTGGACGTATTTAAAGAGTCGGGTGCCAACCTGGTTGATGTCTCGACGAGAGTGATGAAGGTCATCGAAGCCGCTAAGCAAGATGAGCAGTTTGATGGCATCAAGCTATTCGTCATGGAAGATCAAGCCTATGGGGTCACTTCTTCACTGAACGATCTCTTGACCGCTGGCCTAATAGGTGGCCTACTCTCTTTTGCCGTCTTGTATCTGTTTCTAAGAAACCTGAAGATGACTTTAGTGGTGGTAACTTCGGTACCCATCTCTATCTGTATGACACTGGCCGCTATGTACTTGTTAGGTTATAGCCTCAACATACTTTCCATGATGGGCTTATTACTCGCCGTCGGCATGTTGATCGATAATGCTGTGGTGGTCACCGAGAGTGTGCTGCAAGAAAAACAAGCCAGTGGCTCAAACACCAGTCAAGCATCTGACTCAGCAGTACTTAGCGGTGTAAACAAGGTCTCACTGGCGGTTCTCGCCGGTACACTCACCACTGCCATCGTATTTTTGCCCAACATTTTCGGAGTAAAAGTCGAATTAACCATTTTCCTAGAGCATGTGGCTATCGCTATCTGCATCTCTCTAGCAGCATCACTACTTGTGGCTAAAACATTATTGCCGCTGATGCTCAGTAAAATGAATATCGAAGTCGAAACTAAGGAAGAAGAGAGCAAACTACAGACCTTTTATCACAAGAGCCTAAACAGGATTCTAGCCAGACCACGTACCTCGGGAATGACATCACTCATCATTTTAGCATCGACGGCTCTGCCATTAAGTATGGTAAATCAAGATCAATCTGATGGTGAGGGAAACAATAAACTCTATATTAATTATCAAGTTGAAGGACGCCATAATCTCGATGTCACCGAGGCGATGATCACTAAAATGGAAACCTATCTCTATGCCAATAAAGATGAATTCCATATCGACTCTGTCTACAGCTACTACGCTCCCGACCGCGGCCAATCCACTTTGATCCTTAAAAAAAATACTGAAGTCGACATGAAGGCGCTAAAGAAGAAAATACGTGAAGGCTTTCCTAAGTTTTCCATCGCCAAGCCTCAATTTGGCTGGGGGGGCGGTAACAATGGCTTAAGAGTCACCCTAACCGGGCGATCCACTACTGATCTAATCGAGATAAGTAACAGAGTGATCCCGCTTCTGTCTAAGATTGAAGGTTTAACGGATGTAAGATCTGAACTCAGCGGAGCCCAACAAGAAGTGGTGATCCAAATTGACAGACAAATGGCCGCCAGATTGGATCTTAAGCTCAACGAAATCGCTTCCAGTATCTCTATGGCCTTAAGAGGCAGTCAACTCCGCTCTTTTCGTCATGATCCCAATGGCGAATTACGCATCGAAATGTCCTTCGAGCAAGAATGGCGCTTGTCACTGGAGAGATTAAAGCAGCTGCCAGTGATCAGAATCGATAACCGTGTGTATACCTTAGATAGCTTAGCGAGTATCACCATCTCGCCGAGATTCGATACCATTCGTCACTACGACAGACAGACGGCCTTGTCTATCGGCGCAAACCTAGATGATCTCACCACAGAGGAAGCACAGGAAAAGATCACTCAAGTGATGGAGACTGTGAGTTTTCCTGCGGGATATGGTTATTCACTCAGAGGAGGTTTCGAGAAACAAGATGAAGATCAGGCGGTGATGGCGACTAACATGTTGCTGGCCTTAGCCATGATCTACATAGTGATGGCGGCTCTATTCGAATCTTTACTGCTACCGACTGCCATCATCACCTCCATCCTATTTTCTATCACAGGTGTCTTTTGGGGCTTGCTATTTACCGGCACCCCCATGGGAGTCATGGTCATGATAGGCATATTGATCTTAATGGGCATCGTGGTGAACAACGGCATCGTCCTTGTCGATCAGATAAACCAAAAAGAGCCCGCACTGGACAAGTTATCGGGAGCAATAAGTCAGGTGTGTATTTCTCGTCTTCGCCCTGTGCTTATGACTGTCGGCACCACAGTACTCGGTCTATTGCCTTTGGCACTGGGTGATACTCAGCTCGGTGGAGGGGGGCCATCATACTCACCCATGGCCATTGCTATCATTGGTGGCTTAACATTTTCTACCGTGACGAGTCTTTATCTGGTACCACTTTGTTACCAGGCTCTATATAGAATGCGTTATAACGCCGCGGTACGTCTAGGTCGCGCCAATAACCTATCAAGAAGGCTGATACCTTGGGCATATTGA
- a CDS encoding MBL fold metallo-hydrolase: MMRSSNLLKGCVLILGLLLSQLSFADRFSDVEINKLKLSETSYMLTGSGGNIGVSAGKDGILIIDNQFAPLSGKIIATLSGIQPGQPKYVVNTHYHGDHTGGNNLFGMNSVIFAHHNVLKRLAGDTSYKAAGLPSVTYHKGTSIHFNGDTLHLLHMGPGHTDGDSVVLWEDKSVIHMGDLFFKNRFPYIDLKAGGSVKGYRDNVAAMIRKINKDTKVIPGHGELASRNDLIRFKHMLDKSINWMESKLSSGMSLEQIKLEGIPKGKIDWSWSFITEEKWINTLYQGLKQ, encoded by the coding sequence ATGATGCGATCAAGCAATCTACTCAAGGGCTGTGTACTCATATTGGGTCTCTTGCTGTCTCAATTATCCTTCGCTGATAGATTCAGTGATGTGGAAATTAACAAGCTTAAGTTATCTGAAACCAGCTATATGTTAACTGGCTCTGGTGGCAACATTGGGGTTTCTGCCGGTAAAGACGGGATATTAATCATAGATAATCAATTTGCTCCCTTGTCCGGTAAAATTATAGCCACCCTGTCAGGCATTCAACCTGGCCAGCCTAAATACGTGGTTAATACTCACTATCATGGCGATCACACTGGTGGCAACAATCTGTTCGGCATGAACAGCGTTATCTTCGCCCATCACAACGTGTTGAAACGCCTTGCTGGAGACACCAGCTACAAGGCAGCAGGGTTGCCTTCAGTCACCTATCATAAGGGCACCAGTATCCACTTTAATGGTGACACACTACATTTGCTCCATATGGGACCCGGCCACACAGATGGGGATAGCGTGGTTTTATGGGAAGATAAGAGCGTCATCCATATGGGGGATCTCTTCTTCAAAAACAGATTCCCATACATAGATCTAAAAGCCGGGGGCTCAGTGAAAGGCTATCGTGACAATGTGGCCGCGATGATCCGCAAGATTAACAAGGACACTAAGGTCATTCCGGGCCACGGCGAACTGGCCAGCAGAAACGATTTAATTCGTTTCAAACATATGCTAGATAAATCGATTAATTGGATGGAGAGCAAACTCTCATCGGGGATGAGTCTGGAACAAATAAAGCTTGAAGGCATACCAAAAGGAAAAATTGACTGGAGCTGGTCTTTCATTACCGAAGAAAAGTGGATCAACACCTTATACCAAGGGCTGAAACAATAA
- a CDS encoding M28 family metallopeptidase, protein MKKYILGVICCSSLLAFPAISQQDEFSFDAEQYREDVRVLASDKFGGRAPLSEGEALTLDYLVNSFKKIGLDPGYKGSYLQAVPLAEISADQSMKLTIDGMSFSNGDQFTARTQRIIDQVELKDSELVFVGYGINAPEFGWNDYQGVDVKGKTVIVLVNDPGFATQNVDLFKGNAMTYYGRWTYKYEEAARQGAASVFIVHETDPAGYGWGVVQNSNTGSKFTLIDDNNNLGQVGVMGWVQHDVAKDIFAKADLNYEDLKLAASKSDFKAIDLKMKANLVLKNSIVKAESYNVVAKLSGSNKSNKSDETLVMHAHWDHLGTKLDAAGKKQIFNGAVDNASGVAGVLALAKAFKAKADKAPFKRDILFTSFTAEETGLIGAQHFALNPPVPTKDIVAFLNIDGMNVNDGVDYILGYGQGVSELESYLKDASTGLKRHVKADPRPQNGLMYRSDHFALAQQGVPGLLFMSLGDTDPDYIAHKYHKGQDDYDSTWSLGGVRQDLQLIGDILSRLANNEDWPRWLEDSDFKARRSEDGH, encoded by the coding sequence GTGAAAAAATACATACTAGGGGTTATATGTTGTTCGTCTTTGTTAGCGTTTCCGGCCATATCACAGCAAGATGAATTTTCGTTCGATGCCGAACAGTATCGAGAAGATGTTCGGGTGTTAGCCAGCGATAAATTTGGTGGAAGGGCGCCCTTGTCTGAAGGAGAGGCCTTAACCTTAGATTATCTGGTTAACTCTTTTAAAAAAATAGGACTCGATCCGGGCTATAAAGGCAGCTATTTACAAGCTGTTCCGCTGGCAGAAATAAGCGCAGATCAGAGTATGAAACTTACCATCGATGGCATGAGCTTTAGCAATGGCGATCAGTTTACTGCCAGAACCCAGAGGATCATTGACCAAGTTGAACTCAAGGACAGCGAATTGGTGTTTGTTGGCTATGGAATTAATGCGCCAGAGTTTGGTTGGAATGATTATCAGGGCGTAGATGTGAAGGGGAAAACAGTCATCGTCTTAGTCAATGACCCAGGTTTTGCGACTCAGAATGTTGACCTGTTTAAAGGCAATGCTATGACCTATTACGGCCGCTGGACATATAAGTATGAAGAGGCTGCCAGACAAGGCGCCGCTAGCGTGTTCATCGTTCACGAAACGGATCCAGCAGGTTATGGCTGGGGAGTGGTACAGAACTCGAATACCGGCAGTAAATTTACCTTGATTGACGATAACAATAACCTAGGGCAAGTCGGGGTCATGGGCTGGGTACAGCATGATGTTGCCAAAGACATTTTTGCTAAGGCAGATCTTAATTATGAAGATTTGAAACTCGCGGCCAGTAAGTCTGATTTCAAGGCCATCGATCTAAAGATGAAGGCAAATTTGGTATTGAAAAATAGCATAGTAAAGGCAGAGTCTTACAATGTCGTCGCTAAACTGTCCGGCAGTAATAAGAGTAATAAGAGTGATGAGACGCTTGTTATGCATGCCCACTGGGATCATCTGGGGACTAAACTCGATGCAGCAGGAAAGAAACAGATATTTAATGGCGCAGTCGATAATGCTTCCGGCGTTGCAGGAGTACTTGCCTTAGCTAAGGCCTTTAAAGCGAAAGCAGACAAAGCTCCCTTTAAACGAGATATATTATTTACCAGCTTTACCGCCGAAGAAACCGGACTTATCGGTGCCCAACACTTCGCCCTTAATCCACCCGTACCCACTAAAGATATCGTTGCTTTTCTCAATATCGATGGCATGAACGTCAACGATGGCGTGGATTACATCTTAGGTTATGGCCAAGGTGTATCTGAATTAGAAAGCTACCTTAAAGATGCCAGTACTGGGTTGAAGCGCCATGTTAAAGCCGATCCTCGCCCGCAAAATGGCTTGATGTACCGCTCTGATCACTTTGCCTTAGCTCAGCAAGGTGTTCCTGGCTTGTTGTTTATGAGCTTAGGCGATACAGATCCTGATTATATCGCTCACAAATACCATAAAGGCCAAGATGACTACGATAGTACCTGGTCTCTTGGGGGCGTAAGACAAGATTTACAGCTAATTGGTGATATTTTATCGCGTCTCGCGAATAATGAAGATTGGCCAAGGTGGCTCGAAGATTCTGATTTTAAAGCCAGACGTTCAGAGGATGGTCATTAA
- a CDS encoding serine/threonine protein phosphatase — protein MASPIPLLLMCCLLELSHAISLIQIALIKPYLHNHLSLLWSYRVPKQTFEAVVGELLDDNQGTRVLKFEHQGQFYWLKQAEKLTGAMRFLKQSPAKALQVEVETLAMLAGKGAQVPQLMCSSADYFVIADVGPTISSWLSDKTLSQDEKQQILNDSATALANLHKLGLAHGRPALRDISWSEGLVHFIDFEASQNSKDIAYQQRRDLLVYIHSLYRYMGPDHEMITPAIQAYRDAGGEAIWLNAKQWLTPWQWIYPGLSLFKNIGGKDLRPIFWLLWHFRQA, from the coding sequence ATGGCGTCCCCTATCCCCCTGCTATTGATGTGTTGTTTGCTTGAGCTGTCACACGCCATTTCACTAATTCAGATTGCTTTAATTAAGCCTTATCTCCATAATCATCTGTCACTTTTATGGAGCTACCGCGTGCCTAAACAAACTTTTGAAGCTGTCGTTGGGGAATTATTGGATGATAACCAAGGGACTAGAGTTCTCAAGTTTGAGCATCAAGGTCAGTTTTACTGGCTAAAACAAGCGGAGAAGCTGACTGGTGCGATGCGATTTCTCAAACAGAGTCCGGCTAAGGCATTACAGGTTGAAGTTGAAACGTTAGCCATGCTCGCCGGTAAAGGTGCACAAGTTCCTCAGCTTATGTGTTCCTCAGCAGATTATTTTGTTATTGCCGATGTCGGGCCAACTATCAGTTCTTGGCTAAGCGATAAGACATTGAGTCAGGATGAAAAACAGCAGATCTTAAATGATAGCGCGACAGCTTTGGCTAACCTACATAAGTTAGGACTCGCTCACGGTCGACCAGCCTTGAGAGATATCAGCTGGAGTGAAGGTCTGGTACATTTTATTGATTTTGAAGCCAGTCAGAACAGTAAAGATATTGCCTATCAGCAGAGACGTGATTTACTCGTGTATATTCATAGTCTGTATCGGTATATGGGGCCGGATCATGAGATGATAACCCCGGCTATCCAAGCCTACCGTGATGCTGGGGGCGAAGCTATCTGGCTAAATGCAAAACAGTGGCTCACTCCCTGGCAATGGATTTATCCGGGGTTGAGTCTATTTAAAAATATTGGCGGCAAAGATCTGCGGCCCATTTTTTGGTTGTTATGGCACTTCAGGCAGGCATAA
- a CDS encoding Trm112 family protein: protein MAFDRKLLEIVACPVCKGKLDYDKTKQQLICKADRLAYAINDGIPVLLENKAEPWQDEA from the coding sequence ATGGCGTTTGATAGAAAATTATTAGAGATTGTTGCTTGTCCGGTCTGTAAAGGAAAGTTGGATTACGATAAAACCAAGCAACAGTTGATCTGTAAGGCTGACCGTCTGGCCTATGCCATTAACGATGGCATCCCTGTACTGCTTGAAAACAAGGCTGAGCCTTGGCAGGATGAGGCTTAA
- the lpxK gene encoding tetraacyldisaccharide 4'-kinase, which translates to MQAFVNKLWYPSKDAHPVFRLLKYLLLPLALLFLLMSSIRRWLFKMGLKQSHDLPVPVIIVGNITVGGSGKTPTVIYLIDLLRKNGFKPGVISRGYGVKFEGVKRVEPQMLASEVGDEPAMIVARTSVPMVIGTDRVKAAEKLLADTDVNVIISDDGLQHYRLRRDIELLILDGERRLGNGMLLPSGPLREGSWRAQSVDFILVNGQALRNEFKMELQPQGIFPVSPSSKHIFEKTPVVAIAGIGNPQRFFKTLAEQGHTVLKTHGFDDHQKFTLDALIQVAGEHPILMTEKDAVKCRDFAKDNWWYLAVDAKLPTRFESDIMDKIHGSMKKKQGKSDGV; encoded by the coding sequence ATGCAAGCGTTCGTCAATAAACTTTGGTATCCGAGCAAGGATGCCCATCCGGTCTTTAGGCTGCTTAAGTATCTTTTATTGCCATTGGCCTTACTCTTTTTACTGATGAGTAGTATCAGGCGATGGCTGTTTAAGATGGGTCTGAAACAGAGTCATGACCTTCCTGTGCCTGTGATCATAGTCGGTAATATCACCGTGGGAGGGAGCGGAAAAACGCCTACAGTTATTTACCTCATAGACCTACTTAGAAAAAATGGATTTAAACCTGGCGTGATCAGTCGTGGCTACGGGGTTAAATTTGAAGGTGTAAAGAGAGTCGAACCGCAGATGCTTGCATCGGAGGTGGGGGATGAACCTGCCATGATAGTCGCCAGAACTAGCGTACCTATGGTGATAGGGACTGATAGAGTGAAGGCGGCTGAAAAGTTACTTGCCGATACGGATGTCAATGTGATCATCAGCGATGATGGTCTGCAACACTATCGACTCAGGCGTGACATAGAATTACTTATTCTCGATGGTGAACGCAGATTAGGTAACGGCATGCTATTACCTTCGGGCCCTCTAAGAGAGGGGAGCTGGCGGGCTCAGTCTGTTGATTTTATTTTAGTTAACGGTCAGGCGCTGAGGAATGAGTTTAAGATGGAGCTCCAGCCTCAAGGCATATTTCCAGTATCGCCATCTTCCAAGCATATATTTGAGAAGACTCCCGTTGTGGCCATTGCTGGAATTGGCAACCCTCAACGTTTCTTCAAAACCTTAGCTGAGCAAGGGCATACTGTCCTCAAGACACATGGATTTGATGATCATCAGAAGTTTACCTTAGATGCACTGATCCAAGTGGCGGGCGAACACCCTATATTGATGACAGAAAAAGATGCAGTTAAGTGTCGCGATTTTGCAAAAGATAACTGGTGGTATCTTGCGGTTGATGCCAAGCTACCCACAAGATTTGAATCGGATATTATGGACAAGATCCATGGTTCCATGAAAAAGAAACAAGGAAAATCAGATGGCGTTTGA
- the msbA gene encoding lipid A export permease/ATP-binding protein MsbA, with protein MTHSSNQEVWTVFKRLMGYIKPLKVVFGFAVLGLFMYAAVDATFIAVIKPFIDGGFGGQVSQATSSPGVASIDLGTSEGFGASSDVLLMAPIVVVVLFSLRGLANFLSTYCISFMSARLILDMRQEVFEHYLTLPVSYIDRENSGNLISRVTYDTEQIARATGSALITIVRDSITVVGMLAIMFFYSWKLSLCILVIGPIIGLIISIVSKRFRKVSKRIQAAMGGVTAATEQMIKGHKNVLAFGGQEAESERFALVNEQNRYQNMKLALTQSISQPLVMVIGSFALAFVLYAASFEGMQEELTAGTFATILGAMLAMLQPIKSLTRVNAEFQRGIAACTTVFELLDTKPEVDAGTYKVDRVKGELSFNQVSFRYPNQEKLALSKVDFSVKQGQTIALVGRSGSGKSTIASLVTRFYTGLEEGSIKLDGVNIDEFALKNLRSQVALVSQQVTLFNDTIGNNIAYAYPGEVTQEQIIEAATLAHAMEFIELLPEGLDTQVGENGVLLSGGQRQRIAIARAILRNSPVLILDEATSALDTESEKAIQLGLDNLRHNRTSIVIAHRLSTIESADHILVIDHGEVVERGDHQSLLAQDGVYANLYKMQFSS; from the coding sequence ATGACACACTCTTCAAATCAAGAAGTCTGGACTGTATTTAAGCGCCTAATGGGTTATATAAAACCATTGAAAGTCGTGTTTGGCTTCGCAGTCCTTGGCTTATTCATGTATGCCGCAGTCGATGCCACCTTCATCGCCGTGATTAAACCCTTTATCGATGGCGGCTTCGGCGGTCAGGTAAGTCAAGCCACTTCATCACCGGGTGTCGCCAGTATTGATCTTGGCACAAGTGAAGGTTTTGGCGCATCCAGTGATGTATTGCTGATGGCTCCCATTGTGGTTGTTGTTCTTTTTAGCCTGCGTGGATTGGCTAATTTCCTGTCTACTTACTGTATCTCTTTCATGAGTGCACGCCTTATTTTGGACATGCGTCAAGAAGTGTTCGAGCATTACCTCACCCTTCCAGTGAGTTATATAGACAGAGAGAACTCAGGTAATCTCATTTCCCGAGTCACCTATGATACCGAGCAGATAGCGCGTGCTACAGGTAGCGCGCTGATCACCATAGTCAGAGACAGCATTACTGTGGTTGGCATGCTTGCTATCATGTTCTTCTATTCATGGAAGCTATCCCTTTGTATTTTGGTCATCGGCCCTATCATAGGTTTAATCATCTCTATCGTTAGTAAACGTTTTCGCAAGGTCTCTAAACGAATACAAGCCGCGATGGGGGGGGTGACCGCGGCGACTGAGCAAATGATTAAAGGCCATAAAAATGTGTTGGCATTTGGCGGACAGGAAGCCGAATCTGAGCGTTTCGCTTTGGTTAATGAGCAAAATCGATACCAAAATATGAAACTGGCTCTGACGCAATCCATTAGCCAACCTCTGGTTATGGTGATAGGTTCTTTCGCTCTCGCTTTCGTTCTGTATGCTGCGAGTTTCGAGGGGATGCAAGAGGAGCTAACGGCGGGAACATTCGCCACGATTCTCGGTGCCATGCTCGCCATGCTACAGCCAATTAAGAGTCTGACTCGTGTCAATGCTGAATTTCAGCGAGGTATTGCCGCTTGTACAACAGTGTTTGAACTCTTAGATACTAAACCCGAAGTCGATGCTGGCACCTATAAAGTCGATCGCGTAAAAGGTGAGCTTAGTTTTAATCAGGTGAGCTTTCGCTACCCAAATCAAGAGAAGCTTGCGCTGAGTAAAGTCGACTTTTCAGTCAAACAGGGCCAGACCATAGCCTTAGTCGGACGGTCTGGTTCGGGTAAGTCGACGATAGCGAGTCTAGTGACCCGTTTCTATACTGGTCTCGAAGAGGGAAGTATTAAGCTCGATGGGGTCAACATAGATGAATTTGCTCTCAAGAATCTTCGCAGTCAAGTTGCACTGGTTTCGCAGCAAGTCACACTGTTTAACGATACCATAGGTAATAACATCGCTTACGCCTACCCGGGGGAAGTGACTCAAGAGCAGATTATAGAGGCGGCAACGCTGGCACATGCCATGGAGTTTATCGAGTTACTGCCTGAAGGGCTCGATACGCAAGTGGGGGAGAATGGTGTCTTACTCTCTGGTGGTCAGAGACAAAGAATCGCCATTGCTCGGGCTATCTTGCGTAATTCACCTGTACTCATACTCGATGAGGCAACCTCGGCGCTAGATACCGAGTCAGAGAAAGCCATTCAACTTGGACTGGATAACTTGCGTCATAACCGAACTTCGATAGTCATTGCTCATAGACTGTCGACTATTGAATCTGCGGATCACATTTTGGTGATAGATCACGGTGAGGTAGTTGAGCGTGGCGATCATCAATCTTTGCTCGCTCAGGATGGCGTATACGCTAACTTGTATAAAATGCAGTTTAGCAGTTAA